The nucleotide sequence ATCAAGGGCCTGGGTACTATTTCTGACTCTTCTGCTGACTGACTTTGTgatcttgggccagtcacttcatcTCAATATATTACAGTTTCTActttcagtaaaatggggataaagtttcccacttttgtaaagtgctttgagatctatggagaaAACTTTCCATAAAAATGCTGGCTCTTATTATTATCTATGAAATACCAAAATTATGGGACTTCTGATAACACAGCCCTGACACTTTGggccaagggccagatcctgctcccactaaatTAATAATAAAGCTCCAATTGTCTAcagtggaagcaggactgggctgCCAGGAACAGAAGTGCATGTAGGTAGGTGGGTCTGtcaattatttgatttttttatgagTATCAATAAATACTGCCTCATTTCAATTACTTTTCTTTTGCCGCTTCACATTTTACaattaaacatttacaaataaatgaCCAGGCTCTCTGAGAATAAAGAGCTGAGCATTCACCATCCATCTAACAGTGACTGATACAGTTTTGGAAAAGGCCCAATACCTGAAGGCCCACACTTTGCTTTACTCAGAAACTTCTCTTGCGGGTGCTGGCATTCATAGGTCTTTAGCTGACAATAATTTTTTAATGTCTTTCCATTGGTAGAACAAACTGAAGTGGTATTCTTTGGGCATTGGTAGGGAAGCTTGCAAATACAACTTCCTCCAACACATCTCTGCCATGGCTGACAGAAAACTTTCTTACAAGAGTTATGTGTGTACTTATTATTTAAGCATTCTTTTATCAGGAACGTCTCTTGCTGAACTTGCTCTTCACCTTCAGAGGCTCTGTGCTGCAAGACGGGaaataaaaaatcaaataagATTAAGTAGCAAATCAGCCGATATATAGGGCCCAGTCCAATGCCAACTGAAAACATTGGGAAGTCCCTTCATTGATTCCAATTGGGTCCCTTCATTGATTCCAATTAGATCAGTCCCATCACTAGCTTATTCCTTGTATTTTTACTGTCTTCTGTGTGCAACAATGAGGTGTTTCACTTCAGGTTTTTGCAGTAGTATCCTTGGTCACTCCACCtttcttatttcttatttttcTAGGGTTTGATTAtccctcttctctttctttttcgaTGTTTCATGCAGGATGAGCTCTGCGCTCTctgattttcttcaaacagtCCTTGACTTTTCAGCACAACAGATtatagaatttttaaacaaactcaaATACTGGTGTTGTAGGCAGTGGGATTTACAGTAAATTGTAATTAAAAAGTCTGCAGCTGGATGCTTGGAAACAGATGTTTTTACTGGCCTAATCTTGTAAGATTTTAAAAGTaacttgcaaatatttttaaagagccACAGGTAACCAAACAATAAAGAAAGAAACATGAATCTACACTTAACTTGTTGATTTGGTTTAGGTCAACTGAAGTGACAATTATTTATAACATCCCCTTGGAAACTTGAAAATGCAAAATCCCTGATGTCATCGCAAACAAAGTGCTTTTATTGGCttattatttaagaaaaaaagaacgTTGAAGCATAAAAGTTGCATGCATGGAATTTGCGTATAGAAAAAAAGATAACCAAAGGGACTATCAACCTTGAATGTGTCCATTAAATCAATACAACTCAAGTCTAaagcagctcatgaaagcttatgctcaaataaatttgttagtctctaaggtgccacaagtactccttttctttttagtactaagagtgaaatcctggccccattgaagctgATGAGTGTTTTGTTGTTGACTTCagaggggtcaggatttcatccaaaaACTTTACCCTGTTTTGTAATCGTATTACATACTTCCTGCTATTCTGAGGCCAGTAATTAATTCAGTTAAACTAATTATGCCTCTAAATGTACAGACCAAActaagagccagatcctgcagtccttattctgGCATAACGCCTATTACTCCACTGTAAATTTTGCCTGAGTATAAATGGACTGCAGGATTTGATTCTCTAGGGTCCCAATTCTGCAACTGAATCAGGGTAGGCAGACCCCTGGGCCCCTTCAGAactccttgcaggactgggcctgggACTATAATTGCAGTAATTTTTCTCTAAACCCCCTTTTTCAGAAGCCTTCTGACATACATTCCCAATTACAGtaattacattaaataaaaatgcatgtcACATTTCAAGTATTCAAGTTTGGATTAAAATAATTGCATCAGTACCATTacaggaaaacatttaaaaataaaatattctcacCAGTTATTATTGAAGAAAAACTTGCAGAGGAATCaccttatttaaaataaattcttacctgaaatccacaaatacaaaagaaGGAGCATGAAAAAACCAAGAGAACTAGTAATACTTTCATGATGAAGACTTTTTCTCTGTCTAGCTAGAAGAACTTCTCTGTGTCTGATTCTTTTTAGCCTTAGGTATTTgtctgtgattaatttttaaccattagtaaaatatttaaaaaggttGTTTAGAAATAAAGTGCAAGAACCTCCAGATTTACAGATAATTTTGAACTCTTCAGTAAGGATCCTGCCTCAATCTAACGTTTTTTACCGTAACTGTAATACAAGATAACAAAAGTAAAGTCTTTAAAGTAAATGATTAAAAAGAGGATCCCATTAGGAGTTTACTTTTCCATGCCCTAACTCACAATCATTGGTTCTACTGCTGACTTTTGCCAAAGAATACCATTGAAATGCTCAGGCTGCTTCCATTGCTTCTACACTAGTTAGCTGTTTACGTATGTTCCTCCTTTGAGTTATCCTGGAGCAAAACAGACAAAAAGCAGGAACACCAGGATGTACTGAGTACTGTAATTTAATATTTCAAGATTATGCTCAGTACATGTTGCTCAACCGCTTGGCAAGTGAAAGGTCTGTGTGTATTGTGTGGTTTATTATGGGAGTGTCAGTTCCTAGGAACactagaatgaaaacaaaaccaaagaaaggCTATCCTCTAGCACAAGTTACCCCAATTCCAAAAAAGTGCAAATAACagaattatacacacacacacttatactCTCTTTATTTAAATAACACCTTGGTAGTCAGACAAAAAGACAGGCTTGATCATCAGATAACAGGTTAAAGAGTATTTAGATAAGTCAGAtgtattcaaatcagcagggcctgacaaaattcactctagggtacttaaggagctagctgaaacaatctcagaaccattagtgatctttgagaactcatggagatgggtgaggtcccagaggtcTGGAGTAGGGCAAACCTAGTACCTAGCTTTAAAAAGAGGTACAAAGAGAACCTGGGAAATTATAGGCCAGGGGATGCCTACTTGAGCTACAGTCATACCCTATGATTGCAGCATAAACATAGCCTGAGTGATCACTGAACCCCAGACAGCTATTTGCTCTAGCATCCTAGTCTGGAACAGCAGCACTCTGGAGAGCTGTGTGTTGACTGATTCCTCCCTGTATTTCAAGGAAGTGCTGAATTTCGGACTACTTTTGGAACCCTCTGGTCACTTGGCCCTGACAACTGCCTCCTGTACACAAGGGTTACTTTGTATTACTAAAAGTCTAAAAGTTGgagcttttgtttttctgagcaATTTGTGATGTAAATTCCAGCACTTGCATGCTTTATTGTGCATGAGGAAATGCTCAAGCCCCAGGAATTCTAATATATAAACCTAATGATTACAGCTGAAATGTGGTAGACTAGATAACTAGCAATGGGATATGGATCCTTTCATCTCTAGATCACCTATTTGAATCCAGCCTAGGTCATTACCACTAGTGACTGTTTGGttgcctatgtgaaatgaattggaaTCAGAACAGTTCTTAAAGGACAAGTGTCCATGTCCCAAAAATTTCCATCGCAGCTTGCattcttgttggcagtctcagcaatGACCATTGCACGAAGGGGATGGAGACTTACCCTCACTAAGAGAGATCCAAGTCAAGGTCTAAGGCTTGCAACGCTGCTGCCCATTCTGACACAGAGAACTTCACTGTCCTGGGGTGTAATTAGGTACTCCTCATGGatgttaaatacatttaaaattatttccccctccACTCCTCAAAAAACCTAAAGGGTATGAGAGGTCTTTTGGTGTTTTCTTCTCATGATTCCTTTAAAGTTGTGGGTTAGGAGGCTGCAGAGAATGCAGGAGCCTTCAGAGCCCAGGGAACCCTGAGAAACATTACTTCCACCCCCATGCATCCCAGAAGCACTactgcactgttcctcagatacTTCTTCAGCAGCCATGTGTCCAGGAGTTACCTTCCCTATACAGTTTGCAGTAGAAACCTTGAATGTGGACTCAGCATTTACTCCATCATAGATTTCTGCAAGAGTTTGGAGGGAAACATACTGAGGAAAGtgtctgctccccagctccacttcctttcttcccatacccaaaccccacacaGAAGGAATTTTGTGGGGTTGTAGGGAATTAGGGAGCATACTGTAGAGTTGGCATTCCTCCTCTTTCATGTCCTCATTCTCTCGGGTTTTAATTCCCTCTGCTAGTGGAAATGTTGGAGAGCACAAAACATGAGTCCTTAATTTATTTCTGTCACACCCTGCATTGCAGATTAAGGACAGAATATTAGGCTTAACTTTGATTTAGTGAGCGTTTTTTTACAGTTTGCCTCcaaaaatattgtaatttaaatgaagtaatattatattaatattaaatgaCTTTATGTGTTGTAATAATCTCTGGTGAAAACATTAATCTAAAGGCATTTCAAAATGCAGATTATTTACTTGGTTGACCAGAATTTAGTGAAGGAATTGCTGTAATTCATTGCATAGATGCTATAGAAAATAAGAAGAAGAAATTAAACTCCCAAATCCTTCCATTATTTTGTCCAGCAGTATCATGAAATCACTATGCAATAAAAGTACTTTTACTTATAAAATGAGTTAGATAGAGTGTACTTGTTTACTAACCAGTGAGTTAATACACAGAATTACTGCTACCGCATCAGTCTTCTTGTTAGTGCCAGCCATCACTCAAttgataaacatttaaaatatgagGAACTAAAATAACATAGTTAACTCTGCTAATTTATCACTCACTTCTGTATTTCTCAATCATTCCAAATACTAGGGAAAGATTGCAAAATCAGCTGAAGCATTTAAAAAgagcagagggagggaaagggccAAAATATGCTTACATACACCTAAAGATATTCATAAACAGTTCTTTAATGTTTATAATGATCTGTACAAATTGGAAACAAACCTTTCCATACATGCTTTGaatctgtttttcaaaaaatttaCATTACCACAAATTACACCTGACCAATGTGGAAGACTTAATGCTCCCCTAATGGAAGTCAAGTTAATTGAGGAAATTAAGAAAATGAAAGTAGGGAAAGCCCCCAGCTGGCAATGAAGGTTGTGGGCTGTGTCATACACATTTGTCAGGGGCTCtgatataatttttttctttaatcataCAAATGCAGCCCAAAGCTTATTCACGTTTAAAGCAGGAATAGACAAAATATTGTACAACAGCTGTTGACATTAGCTGTAGCTGAAAAAACCCAAGATCGTAGATGTCTCTAGAATTTCACAGTTCAAAGGGACTTCAGTGTGATACTGCTGGCAtatattgcaggatcagggcctttataCAGATTCCCTTGCTACTTGTAAGGGTGTTTCAAACAGCAACGGgggaacatatttttaaaatcaggaaaatgtgattgtgcAATAACAAATATTAGgaggcagggtcagggcagaaATGTTGACCTCAAACTACTGGGTTAATATGATTGAGATTAATTAGATTTCTTTTTGAGGGTTCTAGAATTATAGAAATacagggttggatgggacctcaaAAGATAATTTCGTCCATCACCCAGGCTGAGGCAGGATTGAGTCCACCTAGACCAACTCTGTCAGGTGTctgtctgacctgttcttaaaacctacCCAGgtaacttgttccactgcttaagtttttcctaatatctacctgaatctcccttcctgcaaacTACGCCAATTACTTTTTGTCCAACCCTTGGcaaacatggagaacaattgatcactgttttctttaaaacaaccttttacatatgtATGTTATGACATCCCCCTTCAGCCTTCTCTTACCTAGAGTAAGAATACTCAATTCTTTCAACCTTctctcatagatcatgttttctaaacctcatatcatttctgttgctctggactctctctagtgTTACCTTTCTAAAAGTCTGGTGCTCAAAACAGGTCACAGGAGTCCATTTGAGGCCTCATCACTGCCTGGTAAtggcgggacaattacctccagtGTCTTACTAATGATACttctattaatacaccccagaatgaaaTTAGCCTCATTTGCAACAGCATCATACCGTTGTCTCAAATTCAGGACTTGTCTATCCTTACCgcactgcagctgcgctgctgtagcacttagtgaagatgtTATCTATACTGACAGGAGACctcctcccattggtgtaggctctccacctccccgagagtcAGTAGCTACGatgacgggagaagccctcccgtcgaCACAGCGCtatctacaccaggagttaggtggGTGTTatgtgtagggttgccaactgtctaatcacacaaaccaaacactcttgccccaccccctgccccttcgaggccctgcctcctgctcactacagcccccctccctccatcgcttgctctcccccaccctcactcactttcactgtgctggggcaggggcgcgggctctgggctggggccaaggggtttggagtgagtgagggggctctaggctgagcctggggcaggaagttggaTGCAGGAGGGAAtgcgagagggggctcagggctggggcaggtggttggggtgcaggatggtgttcgggttctgggagggagtttgggtgcagaaggggctcagggctggggtaggtggttggggtgcaggagagggctctgggaaggagtttgggtgagggagggggctggggcaggggtttggggtgcaggaggggatttggggtgcaggctctggtcagGCGGCGATTACTtcgggtggctcctggaagcagcagcatgtccggCAGCAGCTTCTAGGCCCAGGGGCAGCCAGACCCCtggctgcaggcaccgcccctacaATTCCCATTGGCTGTTCCCAttactggccaatgggagctgtggagtcgacGCTCTGGACAGAGACCCCCCTGGGTGCGCCGCTGCCAGatatgctggccgcttctgggagcaacATGgaaccagggcaggtagggagcctgcatTAGCCCCACAGTGCCTccagacttttagcagcttaAAATCTTccggattggcttcagtagccttcAGGAGATGGAGCCCTAttccaggagggttggcaacccttagttatgtgttgctcaggggtatggattttccacacccctaagcaatgTAGTTTTACTGACgttaatttgtagtgtagactagtgcttagtttgtgattcactataatccccagatccttttctgcagtactggtGGCTGgcacttattccccattttgtagctgtgcatttgttttgttttgtagcaCTTTAAACttgcctttactgaatttcatcatattgatttcagaccaattctcccatttatcaagatcatttggAATTCTAACAGTGTCCTCCACactcctcctcccagcttggtgtcatccacaacttttataagcatgctcttcATGCCATCATCCAAGTCGCTAAGGAAACCGCCGAATATATCAGCCCCAGCCAGGACAGCCCCCCGAGGTACCCCAGTAGATGCAGCCACCCAGTCTGCAAGTGAACCACTCAGTACAGTTCTGCACCCCCAACAGTGACTCCCTCTAGTCTCCCGAGTTTGCTCATGATACAGTCAAGTGGGACGGTGTCTAAAGCCATGAAGTGTGGTTTGAGGCGTGGTCACCCATCTGCTGGGCCGGGCCCGTCCATTCGATTCGTAGCGCATCTGGCAGGCTGGCCACGGCCCCCGCCTGCGCCCCCCATCAGTCTAGAGCAGGGCACAGCAGCTACACCTggacgccccccccgccccgtgcgcAGGTGGGCGAGCCCCAGCCCGCTCAGGGAGCCTCGCGCGCTGCTAGCAGCACGCGCTGAGCAGGGCAAGCAACAGCCCTGAGAGCGCGGGGGGCGGCGTGCTAGGATTAGCGAGGGAAGAAGGGAACGCCGGCACCATCCTGCTGCGCATGCGCCTCCCTACTCTTCGCGCCGCCGTGTCACCGCTCAGGAAGAAATTCTTCCTCTGGGCGCCGCTCTCAGCCGAGGGGGCGGGGACGCGAAGGAGGGAGGCTTTCTTTCATTGGTCCCGCAGCAGCGCTCAGCCGGCCCCCGTTTCAGGAGTGCTGCGCCGGCTTGCCGCGGCCCCCAGACTGTCGTAAACATGTTAACTGACGCAAAAGCAAATCCGTGTTGGTGAAAAACGGCCTTTGCTTTACGGCAAATTCCTCTGTCCGCCTCTGGGATTGGCTGAGGAAGAGGCGCGGGCGAGCCGAGGCGCGCGCCCCTGCCCGGTCGCGGTTTGTTGACGACATCGGTAGCGGCCGGCTGGCCGGGCCTGTGTAGGGAGCCACGTGGGGCGCTTGTAGTGGGTGAGTGAGGGGTGCTCGCACTGGGGGCTGCCGCTACTTTCCCCTAGTTGGCTGCGTTGCTCAGGGGAGTCGAAGCTTCGGGCTCTTTGAATAACTGGGTTAACGGTCTCTTCAGAACGAAATACTGACTCCCCCGGTCTCTGGGCTGGGTCCCATCGCACCTCAGAGCCCCCCCGATCCCCCGGTCTCTGGGCTGGGTCCGATCGCACCTCAGAGCCCCCCCGATCCCCCGGTCTCTGGGCTGGGTCCGATCGCACCTCAGAGCCCCCCCGATCCCCCGGTCTCTGGGCTGGGTCCGATCGCACCTCAGAGCCCCCCCGATCCCCCGGTCTCTGGGCTGGGTCCGATCGCACCTCAGAGCCGAGCCCCCCCGATCCCCCGGTCTCTGGGCTGGGTCCGATCGCACCTCAGAGCCGAGCCCCCCCGATCCCCCGGTCTCTGGGCTGGGTCCGATCGCACCTCAGAGCCGAGCCCCCCCGATCCCCCGGTCTCTGGGCTGGGTCCCATCGCACCTcagagcccccgccccttcccccggtctctgccccccccccccccccccccccccccccccccccccccgtgcctgaGGCTGCTGCAATTAATCCTCTCTGAGACCATTCCCCTTTGCCTGGTGCTGCTGTGGCGGGCCATCGCTGGGTTTATGCCCCAGCATTGAGGTGGGCAGCCGCATGCGAACTGCTCACCTTCTCTCTCCACCTGCtatggggtgtggctgcagattCCTGCGCCCTCATCACTGGCCTGGTGTTGGGGAGAGTCAGAGAGAGAACCCAGCAGTGCTGGGACCAGGCCCCGTGTGTGGCCAGGCACTGCTGTGCCCCGTGCCTAAGCTGGCGCTGTAGGCTGGGTCCCGTGTGCGTCTGACAAAGGGATGTGCTGATCAGTAAACACAGAACCCACACTaagcataagcagactaagcaattgcttagggccccgagcACCTCAAGGGGGCCCCTAATTCAACTTTTATTATAAGAACTTTTCTGTTTTAGTATTGAAGGGGGCACAAATATTCCTGCTGCAGGCCTCCAATGGGTTCTGAGTAAAACCCATTGTCTGTGTTACTAATAATGCCTCAGCCTGGCAGGTTTCAGGTTCACATGAGAAGCCTGCAGTGTGCAATATGCTGAAGTCATGTCGGGCTGTGTCTGTGCCAGGGAAAGGTGTCTCAACTCCACTCAGCTAACTTGTGTACAATCCTAGTacagacaaggcagtttgtagttttctcCTGAGTTAGCACATCAAGATAAAACCCAGGCTACCGCTGTTTCTAAgccttctaagggtatgtctgtactgcaattaaaaacctgtgactgGCCCATGCCAACCGACGTTGGCTCATGGGGCTGTttaagtgcagtgtagatgttcaggtttgggctggagcctgggctctaggacgctgtgaggtgggagggtctcagagctccaAACACCTGTAtcgcagttaaacagccccttagcttgagTCCCATGatcccgagtcagctggcatgagccagctgtgggtgtctgattgcagtgtagacttacccgaagggtatggctacactgcaataaaaccccTGCAGCAATGGACttcagagcctaggctccagcctgagctcaaatGTCTGTATTACAGTTTTATAGTCCCACAAGCCCgaatcagctgacatgggccaggtGTTTTattgtagatgtaccctaaaggTAAGTCTTCACTGCAATGAAAGACCCGTGgcagcaagtttcagagcctgggtcaactgacccGAGCTCATggtgtggggctaaaaatagcagcataggtGCTTGGTTCAAGCCCAGTTCTGAGACCTCACAACCCAAGCCCGAATGTTCACACTGCTcttttttagccctgcagcccaagcctgagtcagtggACCCGggctctgaaacttgctgctgcatgtcttttattgcagtgtagacatatcctaattcGTCCTGCCTACTCAGATGAAAACTACAAATTGCCTcatctccactaggattttgcCTAGATTGGCAAGGTGGATGAAATATTTGGTCTCTGTGTACCTTTACTTAGCCTGCAGCAATACTGGGAGTAAATAAGATTCATTTTGGAGACATTCAGGATAAAAAATTCAAATGTATGCTAAATCGTGCTTGTTTCGTGGCAATCGTTAATTTGTGTCATAGCTGAAATCTGTTGCAGTGTCCAGTCATAGAAAAAGAAGGGGGAGAAGTTTGTCATACAGCACTGTGTGTGTAAAAAGTACCGGTCTAAaatccttcctttcccttctgctTCTATGAATGGACTTTGTGGTAGCTTTAATTTTAGATGGAATCTTGAATTGATCAATGAACATATATTTCAGTTAAGAGCCAAATCAATAAGCGTTAAATCAGGAAACAAAGTTGTATGGTACTCTGGGGTCTCAGCTAACTTGGAAACTTAGTAAGTTATGAAGTGCCCTTGACAGTTGCTTTTTAATTGACtgactttttcccccttcctctccccatttagcaggtagaaaaatgtcttttagaggcagaggaggaggcggaggtggctTCAATCGTGGTGGACGAGGTGGCTTCAATCGTGGTGGACGAGGTGGCTTCAATCGTGGTGGACGAGGTGGCTTCAATCGTGGAAGGGGTGGACGTGGAGGCTTCAACAGAGGATATGACCAAGGACCTCCTGAAAGTGTAGTTAGTAAGTTATCTCAAGAGATTGTATTCATTTTCGTTTGGAATGAATGTTCCAGTTTTCAGTACATCTTTTTTTTCCTTACTGCAGTATTGGGAGAGTTCATGCATCCTTGTGAAGATGACATTGTTTGTAAATGCACAACAGAAGAAAACAGAGTGCCTTATTTCAATGCACCAGTTTACTTGGATAATAAAGAACAAATTGGCAAAGTGGATGAAATATTTGGTCAGCTAAGAGACTTTGTATCCTTCAAAAGTAGATTGTTCTGGATATTTGTGGTAAAGCCAATTACTGAAGAGAGTTGCTCTGCCATTTCAAAGTAGCATAGGACATGTGTACACGAGAATGTTTACTAGTCAAACTGATATGCCAATATAGTATGGACACTTATTTTGGTACAATGACGGCTTTTTTTGGTTTACCTTAAACTCCTTCCAAAGTGATGTAagctaaactttaaaaaaaaaaagggggggggaggaggagggggggaatctTATATTGGGGTAAGTGTTTCTACAAGAGGAATTTTACCACCATAATTATATCATtttaaatttaggccttaacttGTATTGATATAACTTTCCTGTTAAAGAAGCCCTTAGCCTCTTTGTTTTAGACACTGGAAAACCTGAATTATTTTTTCTTGACTCGTGCCTAATATAAGtcctataaataaatatttagtcCTGGGGGAATTGTGCGCCACTGGGGGAAttgtgtgcacagaattcatgtcccccgcagattgctgtgcttccccgcagaaaaattatttcctcacagggaagaaagggaagctgcaagagtggtCACACACCCCTCTGTAGCAGTGCAGGTACAGTGTTTCAGGCACCCTGAGCAgttggcagagaggtaaatcaccgcggggctggggacaccccagctagtggctcctaccctgag is from Chelonia mydas isolate rCheMyd1 chromosome 4, rCheMyd1.pri.v2, whole genome shotgun sequence and encodes:
- the GAR1 gene encoding H/ACA ribonucleoprotein complex subunit 1, with product MSFRGRGGGGGGFNRGGRGGFNRGGRGGFNRGGRGGFNRGRGGRGGFNRGYDQGPPESVVILGEFMHPCEDDIVCKCTTEENRVPYFNAPVYLDNKEQIGKVDEIFGQLRDFYFSVKLSENMKASSFKKLQKFYIDPAKLLPLQRFLPRPPGEKGAPRGGGRGGRGRGGGRGGGGFRGGRGGGGFRGGRGGGGGRGFRGKGR